Below is a window of Sulfitobacter sp. SK012 DNA.
GGGCGCGACGCCATCACACCCAGCCTTGTGCTTGGGATCGCCCAAATCAACGCACCAATCAAGCCCTTACTTCACACCAAGCAGCGCCTTTACCATATCGCTTTCGGAATCAGCCAACGCATCGATCACATCAAAATGGTGCAAACCCTCAGCCACCACGCGCCGTGCGCCCCATGCCCGCGCCAAAAGCTCCGCCTGTTCCAGAAACACGGGACGCTCATTGGCCCCGACCCAAACGTTGACATTCACACCGTGGGGCGGCGACATATTTGCTGGGCTCTCACTCTGTGCTTCTGCTGCGTCCAACTGCAAGGTTTCGTTCAGACTGGTCTGCATGAGCGGGGCCAAATCCGCCACAGGCGAGATCGGAATAATCTGTTCAATGCGGCCGCGCACGTCAGAACTTAGCAAAACGGGGTCAGTCATCCGGGACACCAAGTGCCCCCCTGCAGAATGACCTACCAGCGCAATCGGCCCCAGCGTCCGCTTGGATATGTGGGTCACCGCGCGCGCAATTTGGCCAGTGATCTGCGCAATCCGTGCATCCGGGCAAAGATCATAGGACGGCATGGCGACGGCCCATCCGCGCCCCAGAGCACCGGCCGCTAAATGGGACCAGCTGCTGCGGTCGAATTTCATCCAATAGCCGCCATGTACAAAGACAACGGTACCGCGTGACACACCTTCGGGTTGAAAAAAGTCATAGGCCTGCCGGTCCGTGGGCCCGTAAGACACACCTAGTTCCGCACGCGCACCTAGCTTTGATCGGAAGGCCGCTGCCGCTTTTTCCCATGCTGGCGGAAAAGCATCCGCGCCGGGAATATGCGCCGCGTTTGCATAGGCGTCATCGAGCTGCATTCATTCATCCTTTCAAAGTCGAACTGGACAATCATAACCGGAGTTGCTTTGGAGGCCACAAGCAAATGCGGAGAAAGCTATGACAGCCTCAACAACCGACCTGAAATCCATGCTAAACGACCCTACCCTTTTGGAAACACGCGCCTTTATTGGAGGCAACTGGGTCGACGGTGATGATGGAACGTTCGACGTTACGAACCCATCACGCGGTGATGTGATCGCAAAGGTGGCAAACTTGAGCCGGGCCCAAGTCGCCGGAGCCATCGCTCAGGCCGACGCTGCACAAAAAGAATGGGCAAGCTGGACCGGCAAAGAGCGCGCAGGTGTCATGCGCA
It encodes the following:
- a CDS encoding alpha/beta hydrolase, whose protein sequence is MQLDDAYANAAHIPGADAFPPAWEKAAAAFRSKLGARAELGVSYGPTDRQAYDFFQPEGVSRGTVVFVHGGYWMKFDRSSWSHLAAGALGRGWAVAMPSYDLCPDARIAQITGQIARAVTHISKRTLGPIALVGHSAGGHLVSRMTDPVLLSSDVRGRIEQIIPISPVADLAPLMQTSLNETLQLDAAEAQSESPANMSPPHGVNVNVWVGANERPVFLEQAELLARAWGARRVVAEGLHHFDVIDALADSESDMVKALLGVK